Proteins encoded within one genomic window of Cytophagales bacterium:
- the ricT gene encoding regulatory iron-sulfur-containing complex subunit RicT, with product MGCSSCSTGTDGEVSGCRNNGGCSTGGCNKLNVFDWLSNMDVPTLEQFEYVEIRFKNGRKEFFRNQEQLELHTGDAVVVDVPNGHHIGHVSLQGELVRLQMKKKGVKKMEDIRIIYRLASPKDIDKFRSVKKREEPTLYRTREIIQLQKLQMKLTDVEYQADNSKATFYYSADDRVDFRELIKILASEFKIRVEMRQISLRQEASRIGGIGSCGRELCCSTWLSDFTSVTTQAARYQNLSLNPGKLSGQCGRLKCCLNYELDTYMDALDDIPKIEGSLQIENGKVTLQKTDIFRKIMWFAYAGENTWHPLETSRVQEIIALNKEGKKPATLLDDVEEEKETIDSLNSDLVAMDRKFKKSKKRNKNKKRRPNNKQGANAENKQQAKDKPQNLQGRQKHKQKPPNDKKSGNNQKSGNQQQGQQNQNPSNNQQSGNNQTKNRSNKKRRPKNKQNKPQE from the coding sequence ATGGGATGTAGTTCGTGTAGTACGGGGACTGACGGTGAAGTCAGTGGTTGCAGAAACAACGGCGGGTGTAGCACCGGAGGGTGTAACAAACTTAACGTTTTTGACTGGTTGTCGAATATGGATGTGCCTACGCTTGAGCAATTCGAGTATGTGGAAATCCGATTTAAGAACGGCCGTAAGGAATTTTTCCGCAACCAGGAGCAACTTGAGCTACATACAGGTGATGCAGTAGTTGTTGATGTTCCCAATGGTCATCACATAGGTCACGTTTCACTGCAAGGAGAATTGGTACGCCTTCAGATGAAGAAGAAAGGCGTGAAGAAGATGGAGGACATCCGGATCATCTATCGATTAGCTTCACCAAAAGACATTGATAAATTCCGAAGCGTAAAGAAACGTGAAGAACCTACGCTCTACCGCACGCGTGAGATCATTCAATTGCAAAAGTTGCAGATGAAACTCACGGATGTAGAGTATCAGGCCGATAACAGCAAAGCCACCTTTTATTATTCAGCCGACGACCGGGTAGACTTCCGGGAGTTGATCAAAATCCTGGCCAGTGAATTTAAGATCAGGGTAGAAATGCGTCAAATTTCTCTCAGACAAGAAGCCAGTCGGATCGGAGGAATTGGCTCATGTGGTCGAGAGTTGTGTTGCTCTACGTGGTTGAGTGATTTTACTTCGGTCACTACACAAGCAGCCAGGTATCAAAATTTGTCGCTGAATCCAGGAAAGTTGTCCGGGCAATGTGGACGATTGAAGTGTTGTCTCAATTATGAGCTTGATACTTACATGGATGCTCTGGATGACATTCCAAAGATCGAGGGGTCTTTACAGATTGAGAATGGTAAAGTAACGCTCCAGAAGACCGATATCTTCCGAAAGATCATGTGGTTTGCGTATGCGGGAGAAAATACCTGGCATCCGTTAGAAACGTCGCGTGTTCAGGAAATCATAGCATTGAACAAGGAAGGTAAGAAGCCAGCCACGTTACTCGATGATGTGGAGGAAGAGAAGGAAACGATCGACAGCCTCAACAGCGATCTGGTGGCCATGGATCGCAAATTCAAGAAATCGAAGAAAAGAAATAAGAACAAGAAACGGCGCCCGAATAACAAGCAGGGAGCCAATGCCGAAAACAAACAGCAGGCGAAAGACAAACCACAAAACCTACAAGGAAGGCAGAAGCACAAACAAAAACCTCCCAACGATAAAAAATCAGGCAATAACCAGAAGTCGGGAAATCAACAGCAGGGACAGCAAAACCAGAACCCCTCAAATAATCAGCAGTCTGGTAACAATCAAACAAAAAACAGGTCGAACAAAAAGCGTCGACCCAAGAACAAACAAAATAAGCCTCAGGAATGA
- the purD gene encoding phosphoribosylamine--glycine ligase, with the protein MNVLVLGSGGREHALAWKIKQSPNCGDLFIAPGNGGTGEVGQNLALNAEDPQEVAEAVLANKIDLLVIGPEAPLVKGLVNDLKADERLEGLLIVGPEQSGAQLEGSKEFAKDFMYRYGIPTARAKVFDESNIEEGYQFLEDNEAPYVLKADGLAAGKGVLITSDLEEAKENLRELIVEKKFGEASARVLVEQFLDGIELSVFVLTDGKDFLLLPEAKDYKRIGEGDTGPNTGGMGAISPVSFAKPHFMEKIETRIIRPTIAGLEEDGIPFCGFIFFGLINVKNDPYVIEYNVRMGDPETEAVLPRIKSDLLDHLVATAKGELADQKLETVPYSAVTVMMVSEGYPESYEKGRKITMDPNLKGVIPFHAGTRLQDGELLTNGGRVITLTALGKNMLEAMTKCYDATPFVKWDGKNLRKDIGQDLKEYG; encoded by the coding sequence ATGAACGTTCTGGTTTTAGGTTCCGGAGGGAGAGAACATGCCCTCGCCTGGAAAATCAAGCAAAGCCCCAATTGCGGGGACCTTTTTATTGCACCAGGAAATGGTGGTACCGGTGAGGTAGGACAGAACCTTGCGCTTAATGCGGAAGATCCTCAGGAAGTTGCAGAGGCGGTTTTGGCCAATAAAATTGATTTGTTGGTCATAGGGCCGGAAGCACCATTGGTCAAAGGACTGGTCAATGACCTGAAGGCAGATGAGCGATTGGAGGGCTTATTGATCGTCGGTCCCGAGCAATCCGGTGCGCAGTTGGAAGGAAGTAAAGAATTTGCCAAGGACTTCATGTATCGTTATGGCATACCGACAGCCAGGGCCAAAGTGTTTGATGAATCCAACATCGAAGAAGGTTATCAATTTCTTGAAGATAACGAAGCACCTTATGTCCTGAAAGCTGATGGATTAGCCGCAGGAAAAGGGGTATTGATCACGTCGGATTTGGAAGAGGCCAAGGAAAATCTACGTGAATTGATCGTAGAGAAAAAGTTCGGAGAAGCAAGTGCGAGGGTACTCGTGGAGCAATTTCTGGATGGAATCGAGTTGTCGGTGTTCGTCTTGACTGACGGCAAGGATTTCCTTTTGCTCCCTGAGGCAAAAGACTATAAAAGGATTGGAGAGGGCGATACAGGTCCAAATACAGGAGGAATGGGAGCGATCTCACCGGTTTCTTTTGCCAAGCCTCATTTCATGGAGAAAATTGAGACAAGGATCATTCGTCCAACCATTGCCGGGCTGGAAGAAGACGGCATTCCATTTTGTGGCTTCATATTCTTTGGACTCATCAATGTGAAAAACGATCCCTACGTCATTGAGTACAATGTGCGTATGGGCGATCCTGAAACAGAAGCTGTTCTGCCTCGAATTAAAAGTGATCTACTTGATCATTTGGTGGCTACCGCCAAAGGAGAATTGGCCGATCAAAAACTGGAAACCGTTCCCTATTCAGCGGTTACGGTAATGATGGTGTCAGAAGGGTATCCCGAGTCCTATGAGAAAGGCCGTAAGATTACCATGGACCCGAATTTGAAAGGGGTGATCCCATTCCACGCAGGAACCAGATTACAAGACGGTGAACTATTAACGAATGGTGGCCGGGTAATTACACTAACAGCCCTGGGAAAGAACATGCTGGAGGCCATGACCAAATGCTACGACGCAACGCCATTCGTGAAATGGGATGGCAAGAACCTACGAAAGGATATCGGTCAGGACCTGAAAGAGTACGGCTAA
- the recQ gene encoding DNA helicase RecQ: protein METVTDNALRSTLKEVFGYNHFRGNQEKIIQNILTGSNTFVIMPTGAGKSLCYQLPAITQAGVSIVISPLIALMKNQVDQMNAVGIDARFLNSTLSKSETNRVKRETLSGQVKLLYVAPESLTKEENIEFLKEANISFVAIDEAHCISEWGHDFRPEYRRIKAIVAELGDIPLIALTATATPKVQIDIQKNLNMEDATIYKSSFNRTNLYYEVRAKKEAKKQLIKYIKEHKGKSGIIYCLSRKKVEEIADFLKVNDIKAAPYHAGMDSAQRMANQDAFLSEDVDVIVATIAFGMGIDKPDVRFVIHYDAPKSIEGYYQETGRAGRDGLEGKCLMFYSYNDIIKLEKFNKDKSVTERENAKFLLEEMAAYAESSVCRRTQLLHYFGEEYEHDTCGMCDNCVHPKEQFDGTSHLQKVVDVVLKTDERFDINHVVNVLIGKETQHVKSYGHDKLEHFGAGKDESDTFWKAVVRQALFNELLLKDIESPGVFKVSQKGKEFMDDPYKIMISKDHDYSTEASEEEESEKVVMAGKSYDTTLFEMLKVLRKQVAKQKDLPPYVIFQDPSLEEMATLYPTANEELIKIVGVGESKARKFGRPFLEMISEYVEENDIITAGDVLVKSAGIKSKNKIGIIQQIDRQIDLEEIAESKNMKYEDLITEIEVICDAGTKLNLDYYIDQLLDDDRQDDIYDYFLTAETDSIKEALDELAEDYSEDEVRLMRIKFMSEYAH, encoded by the coding sequence ATGGAGACCGTAACTGACAATGCACTACGATCTACCCTGAAAGAAGTATTTGGTTATAACCATTTTAGAGGTAATCAGGAAAAGATCATTCAGAATATTCTCACTGGTAGCAATACCTTCGTGATCATGCCGACCGGAGCAGGTAAATCGCTGTGCTATCAATTGCCGGCGATTACACAGGCTGGTGTTTCGATCGTCATCTCACCGTTGATCGCACTGATGAAAAATCAGGTAGATCAAATGAATGCCGTAGGTATTGATGCCCGATTTCTTAACTCGACGCTTTCCAAGAGTGAGACCAATCGTGTTAAGCGTGAGACGCTTTCGGGGCAGGTAAAACTGCTCTATGTGGCACCTGAGTCATTGACCAAAGAGGAAAATATTGAATTCTTGAAGGAGGCCAATATCTCCTTTGTGGCCATAGACGAAGCGCACTGTATATCGGAATGGGGACATGATTTTCGTCCGGAATACCGACGGATCAAAGCCATTGTGGCCGAGTTGGGAGATATTCCTTTGATCGCCCTCACGGCTACAGCAACTCCTAAGGTTCAGATTGATATTCAGAAGAACCTGAATATGGAGGATGCTACTATTTATAAGTCTTCTTTTAACCGGACCAACCTGTACTATGAAGTCCGGGCGAAGAAAGAAGCCAAGAAGCAGCTGATCAAATACATCAAGGAACACAAAGGGAAATCCGGTATCATTTATTGCCTTAGCCGCAAAAAAGTAGAAGAAATTGCCGACTTCCTGAAGGTGAACGACATCAAAGCGGCACCTTATCATGCAGGCATGGACAGTGCCCAACGCATGGCCAATCAGGACGCATTCCTGAGTGAGGATGTGGATGTGATTGTAGCTACGATCGCATTTGGTATGGGAATCGACAAGCCTGACGTACGATTTGTCATTCACTATGATGCGCCTAAATCCATCGAAGGTTACTATCAGGAAACCGGGCGTGCCGGACGCGATGGCCTGGAAGGAAAATGTCTGATGTTCTATAGCTACAATGACATCATTAAGCTGGAGAAATTCAACAAGGACAAATCGGTTACCGAAAGAGAAAATGCCAAATTCCTGCTGGAGGAGATGGCCGCATACGCGGAATCATCTGTATGTCGGCGTACGCAGCTCTTGCATTACTTTGGGGAAGAATACGAGCATGATACCTGTGGCATGTGCGACAATTGTGTGCATCCGAAGGAACAATTCGATGGAACCAGTCACCTGCAGAAAGTCGTAGATGTGGTATTGAAAACGGATGAGCGTTTTGATATCAATCATGTCGTGAACGTATTGATCGGCAAAGAAACCCAGCACGTCAAAAGCTACGGCCATGACAAACTGGAGCATTTTGGCGCTGGAAAAGACGAATCCGATACTTTTTGGAAGGCGGTTGTTCGACAGGCGTTGTTCAATGAATTGCTACTCAAAGACATAGAAAGCCCTGGTGTTTTTAAAGTGTCGCAGAAAGGCAAGGAGTTCATGGACGATCCTTACAAGATCATGATTTCTAAGGATCATGATTACAGCACCGAAGCTTCCGAAGAAGAAGAATCTGAGAAAGTGGTAATGGCAGGTAAATCCTACGATACGACGCTTTTTGAGATGCTTAAAGTGCTTCGTAAGCAAGTCGCGAAGCAAAAAGATCTGCCTCCTTATGTGATTTTTCAGGATCCTTCTCTGGAGGAAATGGCAACGCTCTATCCTACTGCCAATGAAGAATTGATCAAAATTGTTGGAGTCGGTGAAAGCAAAGCCCGAAAATTCGGTCGCCCATTCCTCGAAATGATTAGTGAGTATGTGGAGGAAAATGACATCATCACAGCCGGAGATGTGCTGGTGAAGTCTGCGGGTATTAAGTCCAAAAATAAAATTGGAATCATTCAGCAAATCGACCGGCAGATCGATCTCGAAGAAATCGCCGAGTCGAAAAATATGAAATACGAGGACCTGATCACGGAAATAGAAGTCATTTGTGATGCGGGAACCAAACTCAACCTCGACTATTACATCGATCAATTGTTGGATGATGACCGACAAGACGATATTTACGACTATTTCCTCACGGCAGAAACAGACAGCATCAAAGAGGCGCTGGATGAGTTGGCTGAGGATTACTCCGAAGATGAAGTCCGCTTGATGCGTATCAAATTCATGTCAGAATACGCACACTAA
- a CDS encoding mannose-1-phosphate guanylyltransferase — MNQKVYVVIMAGGTGTRFWPYSRNDKPKQFLDVLGTGRSLLQMTFDRFSGYTETENIYLVSNEIYADVIEEQLPELSHHQVLLEPVKRNTAPCVAYAAYKIKQKDPDAILIFTPADHAIFQEQKFQDVIKKAVDGASSGEKLITIGIKPHRPETGYGYIQHLEDDGDVKPVKTFTEKPQLELAETFLASGDFLWNAGIFVWSVAAITNAFGQHQPEIAEIFDTSESYFSDDEKAFIEKSYSIVKSISIDYAIMEKATNVFVVMGDFGWSDLGSWNALHEIRDKDEHGNVVEAETILYQCKNNFIKAEKGKLVVLQDLDGYLVSDLDDVLLVCKKDDAAIFKSFVTDVKTLKGDKYI; from the coding sequence ATGAATCAAAAGGTATATGTCGTCATCATGGCCGGAGGCACGGGCACACGGTTTTGGCCTTACAGCAGAAATGATAAACCAAAGCAATTTCTGGATGTACTAGGCACGGGCCGTTCTTTGCTGCAGATGACCTTCGATCGTTTCAGCGGCTACACTGAAACCGAAAACATTTATCTGGTTTCCAATGAAATTTATGCAGATGTCATTGAGGAGCAATTGCCGGAGTTATCCCATCATCAGGTTCTGCTGGAACCGGTAAAGCGAAATACCGCTCCGTGTGTAGCTTATGCTGCGTACAAAATCAAACAGAAAGATCCAGATGCCATATTGATCTTCACACCAGCGGACCATGCCATCTTTCAAGAGCAGAAATTTCAAGATGTCATCAAAAAAGCAGTAGATGGAGCTTCTTCCGGAGAAAAACTGATCACCATAGGCATAAAGCCACATCGTCCGGAAACCGGATATGGATACATTCAGCATCTGGAAGATGATGGTGATGTGAAACCTGTGAAGACTTTTACAGAAAAACCGCAATTAGAATTAGCAGAAACCTTCCTAGCCAGTGGCGACTTTTTGTGGAATGCCGGAATTTTCGTTTGGTCTGTCGCTGCCATCACCAATGCCTTTGGCCAGCATCAACCCGAGATTGCCGAGATTTTCGACACTAGCGAATCTTATTTTTCAGACGATGAAAAAGCCTTTATCGAAAAGTCTTATTCCATTGTCAAGAGCATCTCGATTGACTATGCCATCATGGAAAAAGCGACCAACGTCTTTGTCGTAATGGGAGACTTTGGCTGGTCCGACTTGGGTTCGTGGAATGCACTACATGAGATCCGAGATAAAGATGAACATGGAAATGTCGTAGAAGCAGAGACAATCTTATATCAGTGCAAAAACAATTTCATCAAAGCAGAAAAGGGAAAATTAGTCGTCCTCCAAGACCTGGACGGATACCTTGTATCAGACCTGGATGATGTTTTACTGGTGTGCAAGAAAGACGATGCTGCAATTTTCAAGTCCTTCGTCACTGATGTGAAGACGCTGAAAGGGGATAAATATATTTAA
- the rlmB gene encoding 23S rRNA (guanosine(2251)-2'-O)-methyltransferase RlmB, whose product MDSKNWSNQKRKLAPKTRDENMIYGLRAVIEALEAGRDLEKVFVQKNLQGDLYKELWAALKGTYTPVSKVPQERLHKFTRKNHQGVVAFLSPVKYFTVENLVQRLYEEGRAPLIVVLDGLTDVRNFGAIARTAECMGADGIVIPTRDSVQVNADAVKTSAGALNSIPVCRTEDLVKSVAYLKESGLTVVGCTEKAEKTLAEVDFSGPVAMVMGSEEKGMSDEMLKTCDYLAKINLFGKIQSLNVSVAAAMALYEINRQRSE is encoded by the coding sequence ATGGATTCAAAGAATTGGTCAAATCAGAAAAGGAAACTAGCCCCTAAAACCAGGGACGAAAACATGATCTATGGCCTAAGGGCTGTGATCGAGGCACTGGAAGCTGGTCGCGATCTCGAAAAAGTATTCGTCCAGAAGAACTTGCAGGGAGATCTGTACAAAGAACTTTGGGCGGCACTGAAAGGCACGTATACACCCGTATCGAAAGTGCCCCAAGAGCGATTGCACAAATTCACCCGAAAAAATCATCAGGGGGTAGTAGCATTTTTATCTCCGGTCAAATATTTTACCGTTGAAAACCTGGTCCAGCGGCTTTATGAGGAAGGTAGAGCACCCTTAATTGTGGTTTTGGATGGCCTTACTGATGTACGAAACTTTGGTGCCATTGCCAGAACGGCCGAATGCATGGGAGCAGATGGGATCGTGATTCCTACCCGAGATTCTGTACAGGTGAATGCAGATGCGGTAAAAACGTCTGCCGGGGCCTTGAACTCTATTCCAGTGTGCAGAACCGAGGATTTGGTAAAATCAGTGGCTTACCTGAAGGAGTCAGGGTTGACGGTGGTAGGGTGTACTGAAAAAGCGGAGAAAACCCTGGCGGAAGTAGACTTTTCCGGACCTGTCGCCATGGTCATGGGGTCAGAAGAAAAAGGCATGTCGGACGAAATGCTGAAAACCTGTGACTACCTGGCCAAAATCAATTTATTTGGAAAGATCCAGTCCCTCAATGTGTCCGTTGCTGCAGCGATGGCGCTTTATGAGATCAATAGGCAGCGATCTGAATAA
- a CDS encoding GWxTD domain-containing protein: MAYQYDPTALLRIEHGHFAENETLFLHVTVRNKTALPYALTLLTQTNMEAEEHQEISYEADTLMSGLKTAKYLIKADLGSLDKLLVLQFFNSGEVYYFPIYLNTERGETIAFQEEPAKPYLSKVPILKDTATAPYCYAYSMDFGLADPAFGNMRELSPSLEPDSLFNFGSNLSFQDWTFYFLQHDTTEAAGRGFLKCPPYYPKLRKVEELVGPVQYLSSAKEFAEIINADNPKFAFEQFWIRNAGGKGKAKTAISSFYNRVTWSNALFTNYKPGWKTDQGLIFLIYGKPDQVYKTNRKERWLYLDGQEFEFIRISTLFAPTLYTLIRKKEYRDRWIQRIGQIRKGN; the protein is encoded by the coding sequence ATGGCATATCAGTACGATCCAACTGCGTTGCTGAGAATAGAACATGGTCATTTTGCTGAAAATGAGACACTATTTCTGCATGTGACCGTACGAAATAAAACGGCGCTGCCCTATGCCTTGACATTGCTTACTCAAACCAACATGGAAGCCGAAGAACATCAGGAGATCAGCTACGAGGCGGATACGTTAATGTCTGGATTGAAAACCGCTAAATATTTGATCAAAGCTGATTTAGGCAGCCTGGACAAGCTTTTGGTCCTCCAATTCTTCAATTCGGGAGAGGTGTACTATTTTCCCATTTACTTGAATACAGAGCGAGGGGAGACCATTGCATTTCAGGAAGAGCCTGCCAAGCCTTATCTATCCAAGGTGCCAATTTTGAAAGACACGGCCACTGCCCCTTATTGTTATGCCTATTCGATGGATTTTGGTTTGGCCGATCCGGCTTTTGGCAACATGAGAGAATTATCTCCTTCTCTTGAACCCGATTCGCTATTTAATTTTGGTTCCAATCTAAGTTTCCAGGATTGGACTTTTTACTTTTTACAACATGATACGACTGAGGCTGCGGGTCGAGGCTTTTTGAAATGCCCACCTTACTACCCCAAGCTTCGTAAAGTGGAAGAACTGGTAGGACCTGTACAATACTTATCATCAGCCAAAGAATTTGCCGAAATCATTAATGCTGATAACCCCAAGTTCGCATTTGAGCAATTCTGGATCAGGAATGCGGGAGGAAAAGGAAAGGCCAAAACAGCCATTAGCAGCTTCTATAATCGGGTGACCTGGTCCAATGCTTTGTTTACTAACTATAAGCCCGGTTGGAAAACGGATCAGGGGCTTATATTTCTGATTTACGGCAAGCCAGACCAAGTCTATAAGACAAATCGAAAGGAGCGATGGCTATACCTGGATGGGCAGGAATTTGAATTCATACGAATATCCACTCTATTTGCGCCCACATTGTATACGCTCATCAGAAAAAAGGAATACCGGGATCGATGGATTCAAAGAATTGGTCAAATCAGAAAAGGAAACTAG
- a CDS encoding class I SAM-dependent methyltransferase translates to MAVYTTEITSEEISSDNPLHQRLLSAYLIAKPYIKGDLLELGCGEGRGIRELAPLADSYTAIDKIGEVIEQLSGDFPEHKFQQGHFPPMPYQDNSFDTIVTFQVIEHIKKDQLFLKEIARILKPGGTALVSTPNIKMTLSRNPWHIREYTADQLANIAKQYFSKVDMRGVAGSEKVIAYHDENRASVQKIMKYDILNLQYRLPAALLRIPYEFLNRRNRNNLEAGNNELVKTITSDDYFLREKNEENLDLYMILKK, encoded by the coding sequence ATGGCAGTATACACGACCGAAATCACCTCTGAAGAGATCTCTTCTGACAACCCGCTTCATCAAAGGCTGCTAAGTGCCTACCTGATCGCAAAACCCTACATCAAAGGTGATCTGCTTGAGTTGGGCTGTGGGGAAGGCCGTGGTATTCGAGAGTTGGCTCCATTGGCAGATTCTTATACCGCGATTGATAAAATCGGAGAAGTAATTGAGCAGCTATCAGGAGATTTCCCTGAACACAAATTTCAGCAGGGACACTTCCCTCCGATGCCTTATCAAGACAATAGTTTTGACACCATCGTCACTTTTCAGGTGATCGAACATATCAAGAAGGATCAACTTTTCCTGAAAGAGATCGCTCGGATACTAAAGCCCGGAGGCACTGCTTTAGTCAGTACACCAAACATCAAAATGACACTTTCACGAAACCCCTGGCACATCCGGGAATACACCGCGGACCAATTGGCCAATATCGCTAAGCAATACTTCAGCAAGGTGGACATGCGTGGAGTTGCAGGCAGTGAAAAAGTGATCGCTTATCATGACGAAAATCGGGCTTCTGTCCAAAAGATCATGAAGTATGACATCCTCAACCTGCAGTATCGATTACCTGCGGCACTTTTAAGGATTCCTTATGAATTCCTCAATCGCAGAAATAGAAATAATCTGGAAGCAGGCAACAATGAGCTGGTCAAAACCATCACCTCAGACGATTACTTCCTGAGAGAAAAAAATGAGGAGAACCTGGATTTGTATATGATTTTGAAAAAGTGA
- the asnB gene encoding asparagine synthase (glutamine-hydrolyzing), translating to MCGITGILSFNVVGRMQLVHLEQATRSLEKRGPDHHGSWFDESVGLGHRRLSIIDVSPEANQPFWDASGRYAIIYNGEVYNYQELRARLKAGGVNFRTTCDTEVVLQAYMTWGEEAVRKFNGFFAFAIYDTHRKSLFLARDRFGIKPLLYYQDDDKFIFASEMKSLLAYGIPKVIDQTSLHQYFQLTYVPDNQSMLDGVKKLQPGHCGHVIEGEATFSPYYAINPQNDVAITFEKAKEQIIEKIRKSVDRRLVSDVPLGAFLSGGIDSSVIVALASERVSDLKTFSIGFKDNRYFDETQYANLVAEKFKTDHQVFKLSNDDLLQHVGDIVDYIDEPFADSSSIPVYILSQLTKEKVTVALSGDGADEVFSGYNKHAAWDMSYQQSSFNRMVQLGRWFWKYLPKSRYVKLTDRFRQLDRYASILKLSPAEKYWFLAAFIREEQVAKMLANPVSPALIEDRFKSLTLGISPDLNTMLARDVSIVLPGDMLRKVDLMSMANALEVRVPFLDHEVVDFAFSLPAEFKVQGKNRKILLREAFRQILPEELYSRPKHGFEVPIMSWFKKELKLELSRYVFDRDRIEAQGIFRWQEISKIRRRLHSMDPADVHIKIWSMYVFQKWYERYIGS from the coding sequence ATGTGCGGAATTACCGGTATCCTGTCTTTTAATGTCGTCGGGCGAATGCAGTTGGTGCATTTGGAACAAGCGACACGTTCTCTGGAAAAAAGAGGCCCAGATCACCATGGCTCGTGGTTTGATGAATCTGTCGGGCTAGGTCACCGAAGGCTCTCGATCATCGATGTAAGCCCGGAGGCAAATCAGCCCTTCTGGGATGCTTCAGGAAGATATGCCATCATCTACAATGGAGAAGTATACAACTATCAGGAGCTTAGGGCGCGATTGAAGGCAGGAGGTGTCAATTTCCGCACGACCTGTGATACGGAAGTGGTGCTACAGGCTTACATGACCTGGGGCGAGGAAGCGGTTAGAAAATTCAATGGGTTTTTTGCATTTGCCATCTACGATACCCATCGAAAGTCGCTTTTCCTGGCCAGAGATCGATTTGGGATCAAACCCCTGTTGTATTATCAGGATGATGACAAGTTCATTTTCGCATCAGAGATGAAGTCCTTGCTGGCTTATGGAATTCCGAAGGTCATTGATCAAACTTCGTTGCATCAATATTTTCAGCTCACCTACGTGCCTGATAATCAATCCATGCTGGATGGAGTGAAAAAATTGCAACCCGGACATTGCGGACACGTGATCGAAGGAGAAGCAACATTTTCCCCTTATTATGCCATCAATCCGCAAAATGATGTCGCCATTACTTTTGAAAAAGCGAAGGAGCAGATCATCGAAAAAATACGCAAGTCGGTGGATCGGCGACTGGTCTCAGATGTGCCGCTGGGAGCTTTCCTAAGTGGTGGAATTGATTCTTCGGTGATTGTGGCGCTGGCCAGTGAACGTGTCAGTGACCTGAAGACCTTTTCGATTGGCTTCAAAGACAATCGCTATTTTGATGAAACCCAGTATGCCAATTTGGTGGCTGAAAAGTTCAAGACAGATCATCAGGTCTTCAAGTTATCCAATGATGATTTACTTCAGCATGTCGGTGATATTGTGGATTATATAGATGAGCCTTTTGCCGATTCTTCTTCGATTCCAGTTTACATTCTGAGCCAATTGACGAAAGAAAAAGTGACTGTAGCACTTTCCGGAGATGGAGCCGATGAGGTCTTTTCCGGCTACAACAAACATGCCGCCTGGGACATGAGCTATCAGCAGAGTAGCTTCAATCGCATGGTTCAATTAGGTCGTTGGTTTTGGAAGTACTTACCAAAGTCGCGCTATGTGAAGCTTACGGACCGATTTCGTCAGCTGGATCGATACGCCAGTATCCTAAAACTGAGTCCGGCAGAGAAATATTGGTTTTTGGCAGCATTTATCAGAGAAGAGCAAGTAGCCAAAATGCTGGCAAACCCAGTAAGTCCAGCGTTGATCGAAGATCGATTCAAGTCTTTGACATTGGGAATTTCACCTGATTTGAATACCATGCTCGCCAGAGATGTGTCCATTGTGTTGCCTGGGGACATGTTGCGGAAAGTGGACCTGATGTCCATGGCAAATGCACTAGAAGTTCGTGTGCCTTTTCTTGATCATGAGGTGGTGGATTTTGCCTTCTCCTTGCCAGCGGAATTCAAAGTGCAGGGCAAAAACAGAAAAATTTTATTGCGTGAAGCTTTTCGGCAGATCTTACCTGAAGAACTTTATAGCAGACCAAAACATGGCTTTGAGGTGCCGATCATGAGTTGGTTCAAAAAAGAACTCAAGCTGGAACTGTCCAGGTATGTTTTTGACAGGGATCGCATCGAGGCGCAGGGAATTTTCCGTTGGCAGGAGATCAGTAAGATCAGACGGAGACTTCATTCCATGGACCCTGCGGATGTGCACATCAAGATTTGGTCGATGTACGTATTTCAGAAGTGGTATGAGCGCTATATAGGTAGCTGA